A genomic region of Lysinibacillus sp. 2017 contains the following coding sequences:
- a CDS encoding alanine--glyoxylate aminotransferase family protein, which produces MKNKELLLVPGPTPVVDEIYDALASETRGHTDPRFVEIFKNALANTKKLFNTDGEVYVIAGSGTLAMEMAIVNTVAKGERMLVISHGYFGDRFTPLAKAFGIEVDVLQATWGERVDMKLIEEILQKNTYKAVTITHADTSTGVSSDLEELVPIIKAAGALVIVDGVVATAALQEDMAKVYGNNEMYKIDIVLTGSQKAIGIPPGLAIVAFSPQALNAREQMASVPAYYADIHNWRTIMTNPAMYFATPPVNLIYAYDKALEIVLEEGMEKREARHIAFGKAVRDALRSYGMVPLAAETVAAPTLSCILYPEGVEDAIFRASLASRGVIVAGALAHLAGKAFRIGHMGNTTAAMLEQAIIAIGEALQEQNQSVDIDEAVRLFSEQIGQSVRE; this is translated from the coding sequence ATGAAAAATAAAGAGTTACTACTTGTACCAGGACCTACACCAGTTGTTGATGAAATTTATGATGCGTTAGCAAGTGAAACGCGTGGTCATACGGATCCTCGTTTTGTGGAAATATTTAAAAATGCACTTGCTAACACGAAGAAACTATTTAATACAGACGGAGAAGTGTATGTTATTGCGGGTTCAGGTACACTTGCGATGGAAATGGCCATCGTGAACACAGTAGCTAAAGGCGAACGAATGTTAGTTATTAGTCATGGTTATTTTGGAGATCGTTTTACACCACTTGCCAAAGCTTTTGGTATTGAAGTCGATGTACTTCAAGCAACATGGGGCGAGCGAGTAGATATGAAGCTTATCGAAGAAATATTACAAAAAAACACCTATAAAGCGGTAACGATTACGCATGCGGATACGTCAACAGGCGTGTCTTCAGATTTAGAGGAGCTTGTGCCAATTATAAAAGCAGCAGGTGCCCTTGTCATTGTCGATGGCGTTGTAGCAACAGCAGCACTTCAAGAAGATATGGCAAAAGTGTATGGAAACAACGAAATGTATAAAATTGATATCGTGTTAACAGGTTCTCAAAAGGCAATTGGAATTCCACCTGGTCTTGCGATTGTGGCATTTAGTCCACAAGCATTAAACGCGCGTGAACAAATGGCATCAGTACCTGCTTATTATGCTGATATACATAATTGGCGTACTATTATGACAAATCCTGCGATGTATTTTGCGACACCACCAGTAAATTTAATTTATGCATATGATAAGGCGTTAGAAATTGTATTAGAAGAAGGTATGGAGAAGCGTGAAGCACGTCATATAGCATTTGGTAAGGCGGTACGCGATGCACTTCGTAGCTATGGAATGGTTCCACTTGCTGCTGAAACAGTAGCTGCTCCAACGTTAAGCTGTATTTTATATCCTGAAGGGGTCGAGGATGCGATATTTAGAGCTAGTTTAGCAAGTCGTGGTGTTATTGTAGCGGGTGCTCTAGCACATTTAGCAGGCAAGGCATTCCGAATTGGGCATATGGGGAATACGACTGCAGCAATGTTAGAGCAAGCAATTATTGCTATTGGTGAAGCGTTACAAGAGCAAAATCAATCTGTTGATATTGATGAGGCAGTACGACTGTTTTCTGAGCAAATTGGACAGTCTGTACGAGAATAA
- the abc-f gene encoding ribosomal protection-like ABC-F family protein → MQLKAENISKSIGGNQIFTNLNIEVQTGEHVALVGRNGCGKTTLFRLLTAIEQPDKGRIIKAKNDKVGYLHQIPNFPDKTVYEVLYEGFTELIQMQMRLQQLEQQMMHDVTEKLLHQYGELQEQFILRGGYEIDAKISSVTNGLRIHALTSSPFEELSGGEKTKVLLAQIILQQPNILLLDEPTNHLDLAAIEWLENYINYFDGTVIIISHDRQFLNNVAQKVFEIEDGEIWTSQGNYDAYLHNKELKVEQQFAAYQEQQKKIQKIKESIRRLRQWANEASPPNPDLYRKAKVMEKMLERIELVRKPKNEKTMKLQLHANDRSGKEVFELKNVMHGFAEDILFIDVNLSIYWKDRLAIVGNNGTGKSTLLKILLQQITPISGKVRQGSNVKVGYLAQQFDTFNPTTRLIDAFREELTLSEGEARPILAQFMFYGHDVFKRVSDLSGGEKMRLRLAQLMHQKCNVLILDEPTNHLDIESREVLEETLEKFNGTIIAISHDRYFLQKIFSKMAWLENQTLTVHNGPYSWANEKQKESRYE, encoded by the coding sequence ATGCAATTAAAAGCAGAAAATATTTCAAAATCAATCGGTGGTAATCAAATTTTCACGAATTTAAATATAGAGGTACAAACTGGAGAACATGTTGCCTTAGTAGGGCGTAATGGATGTGGTAAAACAACGCTCTTTAGGCTCCTTACAGCAATTGAGCAACCTGATAAGGGAAGAATAATTAAAGCGAAGAACGATAAAGTCGGTTATTTACATCAAATTCCGAACTTTCCAGATAAAACGGTATATGAAGTACTGTACGAGGGATTTACGGAACTCATCCAAATGCAAATGCGATTACAACAACTTGAACAGCAGATGATGCATGATGTTACAGAAAAATTGCTCCACCAATATGGCGAGCTCCAAGAACAGTTTATTTTACGAGGAGGCTACGAGATTGATGCAAAAATTTCCTCTGTTACAAATGGATTGAGGATTCACGCGTTAACAAGTAGTCCCTTTGAGGAACTTAGTGGCGGTGAAAAAACAAAAGTCCTGCTAGCTCAAATTATTTTGCAACAACCCAACATTCTATTATTAGACGAACCAACGAATCATCTTGATTTGGCAGCAATCGAGTGGCTAGAAAACTATATCAATTATTTTGACGGAACAGTCATCATCATTTCGCATGATCGCCAATTCTTAAATAATGTAGCGCAAAAAGTGTTTGAAATAGAAGACGGAGAAATTTGGACCAGTCAGGGCAACTATGACGCCTATTTGCATAATAAAGAATTAAAAGTGGAACAACAATTTGCCGCTTATCAAGAGCAGCAAAAGAAAATTCAAAAAATAAAGGAGTCCATTCGCCGATTACGCCAATGGGCAAATGAGGCATCTCCGCCAAATCCAGATTTATATCGAAAAGCAAAAGTAATGGAAAAAATGCTAGAACGAATAGAGCTGGTTAGAAAGCCAAAAAACGAAAAAACAATGAAGTTACAATTACATGCGAATGATCGAAGCGGGAAAGAAGTTTTTGAGTTAAAGAATGTTATGCATGGCTTTGCGGAGGATATTTTATTTATAGATGTTAATTTGTCTATCTATTGGAAGGACCGGCTCGCAATTGTAGGCAACAATGGAACAGGTAAATCTACGCTACTGAAAATTCTATTACAGCAAATTACACCGATTTCTGGCAAAGTACGTCAAGGGAGCAATGTCAAAGTTGGTTATTTAGCGCAACAGTTCGATACATTTAATCCGACTACACGGTTAATTGATGCGTTTCGAGAAGAGTTAACATTAAGTGAAGGGGAAGCACGTCCAATTCTTGCGCAGTTTATGTTTTATGGACACGATGTTTTTAAACGCGTTAGTGATTTAAGTGGTGGGGAAAAAATGCGCCTACGACTAGCGCAACTGATGCATCAAAAATGTAACGTATTAATTTTAGATGAACCGACTAACCATTTAGACATCGAGTCAAGAGAAGTATTAGAAGAAACGTTAGAGAAGTTTAATGGAACGATAATTGCCATTAGTCATGATCGGTACTTTTTACAAAAGATTTTTTCGAAGATGGCCTGGCTTGAAAATCAGACTTTAACTGTACACAATGGCCCTTACAGCTGGGCGAATGAAAAACAAAAGGAGAGTAGGTATGAATAA
- a CDS encoding N-acetylglucosamine kinase, whose product MTNRYILAVDGGASKTVFTIRTVDGRELFSATSTSSNYQAVGVEQVQHLFIGLLRSAAAHLQDLHIDVAIFAISGVDTVQDKKIVGEIINESIARSPFTIDQIIIENDVEGTLKGLAENHVSLLISGTGAICYSYINEEVYRAGGWGHRIGDEGSGYWIGKHIAKAIFRAADGRNKPTKLTDILLKAHRVTTTDELYNLIYSSDYTNARLASFGSYLQEGVEMNDAVAQFIAKKAANELVLLATTVLTRANYTNGQHTFYLNGGVLKNNPCITEQVVNQLQQAYPDLTILLCEEKPIEAIFKRGVNEQSKKIEH is encoded by the coding sequence ATGACTAATCGTTATATTTTAGCCGTAGATGGTGGGGCATCGAAAACCGTATTTACTATTCGGACGGTAGACGGGCGTGAACTTTTTTCAGCGACATCAACAAGTTCCAACTATCAAGCAGTAGGTGTAGAACAAGTACAGCATCTATTCATTGGACTACTACGTAGTGCAGCTGCACATTTACAGGATTTGCATATCGATGTTGCGATTTTTGCCATTTCAGGTGTGGATACGGTACAGGACAAAAAAATCGTCGGAGAAATTATTAATGAAAGCATTGCCCGCAGTCCCTTTACCATCGACCAAATCATCATCGAAAATGATGTCGAAGGAACATTAAAAGGACTTGCTGAAAATCATGTGAGTCTTCTTATTTCAGGAACTGGCGCAATTTGTTATAGCTATATAAACGAAGAAGTTTACCGAGCGGGTGGATGGGGACATCGAATTGGCGATGAAGGGAGTGGCTACTGGATTGGCAAACATATTGCTAAAGCGATTTTCCGCGCTGCGGATGGGCGCAACAAACCAACTAAACTCACGGACATTTTATTAAAAGCACATCGCGTCACAACAACGGACGAATTGTATAATCTCATCTATTCGTCCGACTACACGAATGCCCGACTTGCTAGCTTTGGCTCTTATTTACAAGAAGGCGTGGAAATGAACGATGCCGTCGCCCAATTCATTGCCAAAAAAGCGGCAAATGAGCTCGTATTATTAGCTACAACCGTACTAACCCGTGCGAACTATACAAATGGTCAGCATACTTTCTATTTAAATGGTGGCGTGTTAAAAAACAATCCGTGTATTACCGAGCAAGTAGTAAATCAGCTGCAACAAGCTTACCCAGACCTGACCATCTTACTATGTGAGGAAAAACCAATTGAGGCGATTTTCAAACGTGGAGTAAATGAACAATCCAAAAAAATCGAACACTAA
- a CDS encoding SEL1-like repeat protein, producing MNGVHTYMMNRDLLTNLCNAIPETHRPLTEALQGAARYTISNPTLSLKKANQALSIIVRDLYAKEMRKDSTKSEVRTLLNNKNFIGKIKPRRMYLLMNLIQKMSSIHPNNMIDTKVAKMVVDYLIDLTDWYIKHLTKGEKLNKAALFDLEELPSPTSFDNFDFAAHDYEDAAKWFLIAAEEGNRSAQYNLGVLYNHGQGVRKNYKEAAKWYALAAEQNDSNAQYALGVLYQLGKGIEQNEPKAAELYKKAALAGNADAQYNLGSLYNQGDGVEQNFELAAKWYETAAKQGNTSALNNLGFLYHDGKGVEQSYEKAAALFFEAAKAGDASAQYNLGYLYSKGRGVEQSFEHSACWFLSAAIQNHTNAQFQLALLYKTGQGIEKSENETIKWLTLAANHGHTNAQYSLGLIYKQQNTKTANTEAIEWLLKAAANEHISANYDLGTLYLQEGHRETAIKWLKRAAIHNHVKAQQKLGKLALGDEQNLPNYTEALKWFRTATTQNDPEAEYQLGLLYENGLGTIVNYDEARHCYRLAAEQGHIEAQYMLGNIFDKGLGVTKDFSEAIKWIQIAATKGHTRAQFQLAQMHANGEGTPQDYKEAAKWYRIAAQQGHVKAQFQLGMLYKKGLGVAQDYTEATRWLKKSIEQEL from the coding sequence ATGAATGGAGTGCATACGTATATGATGAACCGTGACTTACTTACAAACCTTTGCAATGCCATTCCAGAAACACATCGACCTTTAACTGAGGCTTTGCAAGGTGCCGCACGTTATACGATTTCAAATCCAACACTATCTTTAAAAAAAGCCAACCAAGCATTAAGCATTATTGTACGAGATTTATATGCAAAGGAAATGCGAAAAGATAGTACAAAAAGTGAAGTACGAACACTCCTAAATAACAAAAACTTTATCGGAAAAATAAAACCGCGTCGTATGTATTTATTGATGAATTTAATTCAAAAAATGTCATCCATACATCCGAATAATATGATTGATACAAAAGTAGCGAAAATGGTCGTGGATTATTTAATTGACCTTACTGATTGGTATATTAAACACTTAACAAAAGGCGAAAAACTCAATAAAGCGGCATTATTTGATCTTGAAGAACTGCCTTCACCAACATCATTTGATAACTTTGATTTTGCTGCGCATGATTATGAAGATGCTGCAAAATGGTTTTTAATAGCCGCTGAAGAAGGTAACCGTAGCGCCCAATATAACCTAGGGGTCCTTTATAATCACGGGCAAGGCGTACGAAAAAATTATAAAGAAGCGGCAAAATGGTATGCATTAGCCGCCGAACAAAACGATTCAAATGCGCAATATGCACTTGGTGTGTTGTATCAACTTGGTAAAGGCATCGAGCAAAATGAGCCAAAAGCAGCGGAGCTCTATAAAAAAGCAGCACTTGCTGGCAATGCCGATGCGCAGTATAACCTTGGCTCTTTGTATAACCAGGGGGATGGGGTCGAACAAAACTTTGAACTCGCAGCTAAGTGGTACGAAACTGCCGCTAAGCAAGGCAATACAAGTGCCCTTAACAACCTCGGCTTTTTATATCATGATGGTAAAGGCGTCGAACAGAGTTATGAAAAAGCAGCTGCCCTTTTTTTCGAAGCAGCAAAAGCTGGAGACGCGAGTGCACAATACAATCTCGGCTACTTATATTCAAAAGGACGCGGTGTTGAACAATCCTTCGAACATTCTGCTTGTTGGTTTTTATCTGCCGCAATCCAAAATCATACGAATGCCCAGTTTCAATTAGCACTTCTTTATAAAACAGGACAAGGCATTGAAAAGAGTGAAAATGAAACCATTAAGTGGCTTACGCTTGCAGCTAACCATGGACATACGAATGCACAATATTCACTTGGTCTCATTTACAAGCAACAAAATACGAAAACCGCGAATACAGAGGCCATTGAATGGCTATTAAAAGCAGCCGCCAATGAGCATATTAGTGCAAATTATGACCTCGGTACACTTTATTTACAAGAGGGCCATCGTGAAACGGCGATCAAATGGCTAAAACGTGCTGCCATCCATAATCATGTAAAAGCACAGCAAAAACTCGGTAAACTAGCTTTAGGCGATGAACAAAATCTACCAAATTACACAGAAGCACTTAAATGGTTCCGCACTGCCACAACGCAAAATGATCCCGAAGCAGAATATCAGCTTGGATTATTATATGAAAATGGGCTTGGCACTATAGTCAACTATGATGAGGCTCGTCATTGCTACCGTTTAGCTGCTGAACAAGGGCATATCGAAGCACAATACATGCTTGGTAATATTTTCGACAAAGGCCTTGGTGTTACAAAAGACTTCTCAGAAGCAATTAAATGGATTCAAATTGCTGCAACTAAAGGACATACAAGAGCGCAGTTCCAACTCGCACAAATGCATGCGAATGGCGAAGGAACCCCACAAGATTATAAAGAAGCAGCCAAGTGGTATCGCATTGCTGCACAACAAGGACATGTAAAAGCACAGTTCCAGCTTGGCATGCTGTATAAAAAAGGACTCGGTGTTGCACAAGATTATACCGAAGCAACACGTTGGCTAAAAAAGTCAATTGAACAAGAACTATAG
- the aceA gene encoding isocitrate lyase: protein MTTRQERIEALKKDWEENKRWEGIDRGYTAEEVVKLQGSFVQEQTLAKKGAARLWNSLHEEPFINALGALTGNQAVQQVKAGLQAIYLSGWQVAADANVAGQMYPDQSLYPANSVPQVVKRINQALQRADQIDHAEGREDGFDWFAPIVADAEAGFGGPLNVFELVKGMVEAGASGVHLEDQLASEKKCGHLGGKVLLPTQNAVRNLVAARLAADVMGVDTILIARTDADAADMVTSDIDPRDADFLTGERTPEGFYRTKPGIKQAIARGLAYAPYADLIWCETSHPSLEEAREFATAIHEKFPGKMLAYNCSPSFNWKSKLSDEEIAEYQRELGKLGYKFQFITLAGFHSLNFSMFELAHDYKDNGMAAYSKLQQAEFAAESKGYTATRHQREVGTGYFDDVSQTISGGQSSTTAMAGSTESEQFV from the coding sequence ATGACAACTCGTCAAGAAAGAATTGAAGCTTTAAAAAAGGATTGGGAAGAAAATAAGCGTTGGGAAGGTATTGACCGTGGCTATACAGCTGAGGAGGTTGTAAAGTTACAAGGTTCATTCGTACAGGAGCAAACATTAGCGAAAAAAGGTGCAGCGCGTTTATGGAATTCTTTACATGAAGAACCATTTATCAATGCTCTAGGTGCTTTAACAGGAAACCAAGCGGTACAACAAGTGAAGGCAGGTTTACAAGCAATCTACTTATCGGGGTGGCAAGTAGCTGCAGATGCAAACGTGGCTGGTCAAATGTATCCAGACCAATCGTTATATCCAGCAAACTCTGTACCTCAAGTTGTAAAGCGTATTAACCAAGCATTACAACGTGCTGATCAAATCGATCATGCTGAAGGTCGCGAAGATGGTTTCGACTGGTTTGCGCCAATCGTAGCTGACGCTGAAGCAGGTTTTGGTGGTCCATTAAACGTATTCGAGCTAGTTAAAGGTATGGTTGAGGCTGGAGCATCGGGCGTCCACTTAGAAGACCAATTAGCTTCTGAGAAAAAATGCGGTCACTTAGGTGGTAAAGTATTACTTCCAACGCAAAATGCAGTTCGTAACTTAGTTGCTGCACGTTTAGCTGCTGACGTTATGGGGGTAGATACAATCTTAATCGCGCGTACAGATGCAGATGCTGCTGACATGGTAACTTCTGATATCGATCCACGTGATGCTGACTTCTTAACTGGCGAGCGTACTCCAGAAGGCTTCTACCGTACAAAACCAGGTATTAAACAAGCAATTGCTCGTGGTTTAGCATATGCACCGTATGCAGACTTAATCTGGTGTGAGACATCTCACCCATCATTAGAGGAAGCACGTGAATTCGCTACCGCAATCCATGAAAAATTCCCAGGGAAAATGTTAGCATATAACTGTTCACCTTCATTTAACTGGAAATCAAAATTATCAGATGAAGAAATTGCTGAGTATCAACGTGAATTAGGAAAGCTTGGTTACAAGTTCCAATTCATTACTTTAGCGGGTTTCCACAGCTTAAACTTCTCTATGTTCGAGCTTGCGCATGACTACAAAGACAATGGTATGGCTGCTTATTCTAAGCTTCAACAGGCTGAGTTTGCTGCAGAATCTAAAGGGTATACTGCAACGCGTCACCAACGTGAAGTGGGAACAGGATACTTTGATGACGTATCACAAACAATTTCAGGTGGTCAATCTTCAACTACAGCAATGGCGGGTTCAACTGAATCTGAGCAATTTGTATAA
- a CDS encoding ASCH domain-containing protein: protein MNKIDCYWDEFCKEAKLEGTQFKEAFQFGEKVDWLAELVVGRKKTATCSSYQLYQIEKEPIPKEDEYSIVLDSKNSPVAIIKIESVEIYPLNEVPEAFALAEGEGNYMEWWKAHVNFFTELLKTYDIKFASDMLVVCERFKKVYPI, encoded by the coding sequence ATGAATAAAATAGATTGTTATTGGGATGAGTTTTGCAAAGAGGCAAAATTAGAAGGAACCCAATTTAAAGAAGCTTTTCAATTTGGAGAAAAAGTAGATTGGTTAGCGGAGTTAGTTGTAGGTCGAAAAAAGACAGCAACTTGCTCAAGCTATCAATTGTATCAAATAGAAAAAGAACCGATACCAAAAGAGGATGAATATTCAATTGTCTTAGACAGTAAGAATTCACCTGTAGCAATTATTAAAATAGAATCAGTGGAAATTTACCCATTAAATGAAGTACCAGAAGCATTTGCATTAGCAGAAGGGGAAGGTAACTACATGGAATGGTGGAAAGCCCATGTGAATTTCTTTACCGAGCTATTAAAAACGTACGATATAAAATTCGCATCTGATATGTTAGTGGTGTGTGAAAGATTTAAAAAAGTCTATCCTATCTAA
- a CDS encoding GTP pyrophosphokinase family protein, with the protein MNKFNLDGKKEIAKTLLSYKFAIDEISTKISILEEEFRLIHEYSPIEHVKTRVKNPKSILKKMEKKELDWSIQAIEEHIRDIAGVRIVCSFEEDIYRVAEMLCKQSDIILIDKKDYIKKPKGNGYRSLHLIVKIPIFLSEGIRHVFVELQIRTIAMDFWASLEHKIYYKYNKEVPQHINQGLKEAADQAAALDNKMAELNKEINILKELDDTKEENIDKYIREFLSFNIKA; encoded by the coding sequence ATGAACAAATTCAATTTAGATGGAAAAAAAGAAATCGCCAAAACCCTTTTAAGTTATAAATTCGCTATCGATGAAATTAGTACGAAAATATCAATTTTAGAAGAAGAATTTCGTTTAATTCACGAGTATAGCCCAATTGAGCATGTAAAAACCCGCGTAAAAAACCCGAAAAGCATTTTAAAGAAGATGGAAAAAAAGGAGTTAGACTGGTCCATTCAAGCAATTGAAGAACATATCCGTGATATAGCAGGTGTTCGAATTGTTTGTTCTTTTGAGGAAGATATTTATCGTGTCGCAGAAATGTTATGTAAGCAAAGTGACATTATCCTTATCGATAAAAAAGATTATATTAAAAAACCAAAAGGCAATGGCTATCGTAGCTTACATTTGATTGTGAAAATCCCTATTTTCTTATCTGAGGGGATTCGTCATGTATTTGTTGAACTACAAATCCGTACGATTGCAATGGACTTCTGGGCAAGTTTAGAACATAAAATCTACTACAAATACAATAAAGAAGTTCCACAACATATTAACCAAGGATTAAAGGAAGCAGCCGATCAAGCGGCCGCATTAGATAATAAAATGGCTGAACTTAATAAAGAAATTAATATATTAAAAGAACTCGATGATACGAAAGAAGAAAATATAGATAAATACATCCGTGAATTTTTATCATTTAACATAAAAGCATAA
- a CDS encoding LytTR family DNA-binding domain-containing protein, with amino-acid sequence MDLNKVEFSKNTLEQYKVILEDWIPEDASIAIAVNDTFIYFQSKHHNFSLQVGSKVPKDSIAYKVLHTKQKVDAVMDNTLFETPYYAIGYPITVNSEMGALVVILPPLFKVEGPNLYHFLTGKQEENWIPVPIEQISHIESLQKRTWFYNDGEQYKTSVTLKELQIRLPSTFIRIHRSYIINIYFIKGITRDLTSNFLVQLKDGTELPISQSYINHLRTILEF; translated from the coding sequence ATGGATTTGAATAAAGTGGAATTTAGTAAAAACACTTTAGAACAGTATAAAGTTATTTTAGAAGATTGGATTCCTGAAGATGCATCTATCGCAATTGCTGTTAATGACACCTTCATTTATTTTCAATCTAAACATCATAATTTTTCCCTACAGGTCGGTTCCAAAGTTCCTAAAGATAGTATTGCCTATAAAGTTTTACACACAAAGCAAAAGGTAGACGCTGTTATGGATAATACGCTCTTTGAAACACCATACTATGCAATCGGCTATCCAATTACGGTCAATAGCGAGATGGGTGCATTAGTAGTTATATTACCTCCACTTTTCAAAGTAGAAGGCCCTAATCTATACCATTTCTTAACGGGCAAACAAGAGGAGAACTGGATACCAGTCCCTATTGAACAAATTTCCCATATCGAAAGCTTACAAAAAAGGACATGGTTTTATAATGATGGCGAACAATATAAAACATCTGTCACACTAAAAGAATTACAAATACGCTTGCCTAGTACATTTATTCGAATTCACCGATCTTATATTATTAATATATATTTTATAAAAGGGATTACGCGTGATTTAACTTCAAATTTCCTCGTGCAACTAAAAGATGGTACAGAATTGCCCATTAGCCAATCGTATATAAATCATTTGCGTACCATATTAGAATTTTAA
- a CDS encoding glycosyltransferase family 2 protein: protein MERVIVIIPALNPLPAIVDFTEKLKALAVEKVIVIDDGSDEKYKKIFEALHNAGCIVLAHEKNYGKGRAIKTGMEYILNTKSRAKGIITVGAHGQHSVLDVEQILSSTKIFSDGIILGVRDFKSSDYPLVNQLQNRANSMLFELFFHKRLLDTQTGLRYIPKEHLTWLYKVKGESFRYDTNMLVEAIKRKVSLYEVPVGHAKLRKNSIIYYDEVLNSSKIMHQIWVNFIRAGYTKNETFSKRKRK, encoded by the coding sequence ATGGAACGAGTCATTGTCATAATTCCTGCGTTGAACCCATTGCCCGCGATTGTGGACTTTACGGAGAAATTGAAGGCGTTAGCAGTTGAAAAAGTGATTGTCATCGATGATGGTAGTGATGAAAAATATAAAAAGATATTTGAAGCGTTACATAATGCTGGTTGTATCGTTTTAGCGCATGAAAAAAACTATGGTAAAGGTCGCGCTATCAAAACGGGTATGGAATATATATTGAATACTAAGTCACGCGCCAAAGGGATTATTACAGTTGGAGCACATGGACAGCATTCAGTATTGGACGTTGAACAAATTCTTTCTAGTACAAAGATATTTTCGGACGGCATTATTTTAGGTGTGCGTGATTTTAAAAGTTCAGATTACCCTTTAGTCAATCAGCTGCAAAATCGGGCAAATTCGATGCTGTTTGAACTGTTCTTCCATAAGCGTTTGCTTGATACGCAAACAGGACTCCGTTACATTCCAAAAGAGCATTTAACTTGGCTGTATAAGGTAAAGGGGGAATCATTCCGCTACGATACGAACATGCTAGTCGAAGCGATTAAGAGGAAAGTTTCTCTTTATGAAGTACCAGTTGGTCATGCAAAACTGCGAAAAAATTCAATTATTTATTATGATGAAGTTCTAAACTCATCTAAAATCATGCATCAAATTTGGGTGAATTTTATAAGAGCTGGCTATACTAAAAATGAAACTTTTTCTAAACGCAAACGTAAATAA
- a CDS encoding YkvA family protein, with translation MKEQYNFDKMITGKEKHYTDKKFLNKFKRFGGGLGYKALHAAATLFVALKSPDMPKSNKIIVLAALGYFILPFDLIVDFLPLAGLTDDAFVMLTALGKVYLSITDDMKQDAKNLIDSRFGNQEKSEE, from the coding sequence ATGAAAGAACAATACAATTTCGATAAAATGATTACAGGAAAAGAAAAACATTATACCGATAAAAAGTTTTTAAATAAATTTAAACGTTTTGGTGGGGGGCTTGGCTATAAAGCATTGCATGCGGCAGCCACGTTGTTTGTTGCTTTAAAAAGTCCAGATATGCCAAAATCCAATAAAATCATTGTGTTAGCAGCGCTTGGGTATTTTATTTTGCCTTTTGATTTAATCGTAGACTTCTTACCACTTGCGGGTTTGACGGATGATGCATTCGTTATGTTAACGGCACTTGGGAAAGTGTATTTATCCATTACAGATGACATGAAACAAGATGCTAAAAATTTAATTGATTCTAGATTTGGAAATCAAGAGAAATCAGAAGAGTAA